One candidate division WWE3 bacterium DNA window includes the following coding sequences:
- a CDS encoding phosphatidylglycerol lysyltransferase domain-containing protein has protein sequence MIPNFPTFKKLELSDKADIQAFTFKFPSYSDFNFLSMWTYNVSNMIEISNLFGNLVVKFQDYQSDNFFYSFLGFCNIVETIDILLDKSGSNGIENYLSLIPEDCVNKQLSELTQQFNVCENRDDFDYICSLSELSRLDGSKYHNWRNLANRFTRDTKNYQVDVVDITNSKAAIRVESLFEIWEESRHKKLLHESIAIKRLLQDAKSFNNLVSTGIYVESELIAWGVCEIINKECAIGHYRKADAKYPGIFQFLEQQIALNLINYGVEYLNFEQDFGIPGLRHYKESLRPVSFLKKYTISKK, from the coding sequence ATGATTCCCAATTTCCCAACATTTAAGAAGCTGGAATTATCAGATAAAGCTGATATACAAGCTTTTACATTTAAGTTCCCATCTTACTCAGATTTTAATTTTTTGAGTATGTGGACGTACAACGTCTCAAATATGATAGAGATTTCCAACCTCTTTGGAAACCTAGTAGTAAAATTTCAAGATTACCAAAGCGACAATTTTTTTTACTCTTTTTTAGGTTTCTGCAATATCGTAGAAACGATAGATATTCTTCTAGATAAATCCGGATCAAACGGTATTGAAAATTATCTAAGTCTGATACCCGAAGATTGTGTCAATAAGCAATTATCAGAACTAACACAACAATTTAACGTTTGTGAGAATCGTGATGACTTTGATTATATTTGTAGCCTTAGTGAGTTATCTAGACTTGATGGTAGTAAATATCATAACTGGCGAAACCTCGCCAATCGATTCACTCGTGATACAAAAAACTATCAAGTAGATGTTGTTGACATTACTAATTCAAAGGCTGCGATACGTGTAGAGTCTTTATTTGAAATTTGGGAAGAGTCCCGTCATAAAAAATTACTGCATGAGTCCATAGCAATCAAAAGGCTTCTGCAAGATGCAAAAAGTTTTAATAATCTGGTTTCAACAGGAATTTATGTGGAAAGTGAGTTAATTGCCTGGGGTGTATGTGAAATTATAAACAAAGAATGTGCCATCGGACATTATCGTAAGGCCGACGCAAAGTATCCTGGCATTTTTCAGTTCTTAGAGCAGCAGATTGCTTTGAATTTAATAAATTACGGCGTTGAGTATCTAAATTTCGAACAGGATTTCGGAATTCCTGGGCTTAGACATTATAAAGAGTCTTTGCGACCGGTATCTTTTTTAAAAAAATACACAATTAGTAAAAAGTAA
- a CDS encoding PAS domain-containing sensor histidine kinase — MNENHVITQEIYKRSVELLEEKRRLKELLDGVSEPVIAVNSDYKITIFNKAAERMVEEVTENILGQLADKRINLRDASNAAVKFSDFCFKETTPIVTLENITITTPSMREYVVNLKASTIKLSDNKAECLITITDMTTEKLIERQKDEFVSITSHELRTPMTIIKNYLWLLGNKGAALNDSQKTYLLKANRGVERMLSLINDLLDTSRVDQNRLELHPVDVDIAKLLSDVTEDFQVKAVEKKLMLKFENLIPGKPPQKFGQALVGDGTASPIVRADEEKLREIIVNLLGNAFKFTLTGGITVRLEKLSDEAAKKYVKVSVVDTGNGISKEDQLKLFHKFSRLDSSFSTAAIAGGTGLGLYISKSFVEKMNGTIGVESIVGKGSIFWFKFPTGL, encoded by the coding sequence GTGAACGAGAATCACGTAATTACCCAAGAAATTTACAAACGCAGTGTAGAACTTTTAGAAGAAAAACGCCGTTTAAAAGAGCTGCTGGACGGGGTTTCCGAGCCGGTCATCGCCGTTAACAGCGACTACAAAATAACTATTTTTAACAAAGCGGCCGAACGAATGGTGGAGGAAGTGACCGAAAATATTTTAGGGCAGTTGGCCGATAAAAGAATTAATTTAAGGGATGCCAGTAATGCGGCTGTTAAATTTTCTGATTTCTGTTTTAAGGAGACTACCCCCATTGTCACTTTGGAAAACATTACCATTACCACCCCCTCAATGCGAGAATACGTAGTTAATTTAAAAGCCTCCACCATTAAACTTTCCGATAATAAAGCCGAATGCCTAATCACTATTACTGATATGACTACCGAAAAGTTAATCGAGCGACAAAAAGACGAGTTCGTGTCGATTACTTCTCATGAATTGCGAACCCCAATGACGATTATCAAAAATTATTTGTGGTTGTTAGGAAACAAAGGGGCGGCTCTAAATGACAGCCAAAAAACGTATTTGCTTAAAGCTAATCGCGGAGTGGAACGAATGTTAAGTTTAATTAATGATCTTTTAGATACCTCGCGAGTCGATCAGAATCGGCTGGAATTGCATCCTGTCGACGTTGATATTGCCAAGTTACTAAGTGACGTTACGGAAGATTTTCAAGTGAAAGCGGTTGAGAAAAAGTTAATGTTAAAGTTTGAAAATTTGATTCCCGGAAAACCGCCGCAAAAGTTTGGGCAAGCTCTAGTTGGTGACGGAACCGCAAGTCCAATTGTGCGAGCCGACGAAGAAAAGTTACGAGAGATCATTGTAAATTTGCTTGGCAACGCTTTTAAATTTACGCTAACTGGTGGAATTACAGTAAGACTGGAGAAACTTTCTGATGAAGCCGCTAAAAAGTATGTCAAAGTTTCGGTGGTTGATACTGGCAACGGCATTTCTAAAGAGGATCAACTAAAACTCTTTCACAAATTTAGTCGACTGGACAGTTCTTTTAGCACGGCGGCTATAGCCGGCGGCACAGGACTTGGCCTTTATATTAGCAAATCGTTCGTGGAAAAGATGAATGGGACGATTGGAGTGGAGTCGATAGTCGGCAAAGGCAGTATTTTTTGGTTTAAATTCCCTACTGGTTTATAA